One Candidatus Zixiibacteriota bacterium genomic window carries:
- a CDS encoding tetratricopeptide repeat protein, with protein sequence MKKCTKCSTTEIKDSAAECPKCGSTLDSMSESIANNDDKDTMDFVITEAAEDDREFVGYTDDAPADKDSNEDIVPKNDMDPSQETEAPDEISPIGQSSPFLPLDSDNPNTEDSVSGSQTDDEALSGAPSDKLQKLSDEEVKNIEANLYAGDPYVGDREKAEIIDKLNETSEPFGNTPITPPVRDNEASPSADSSDKDGLPAPKMAERGRGAAYFYRNYIELLGSQELHAGDEMTIDSRAYELKAKRIDPRFKYGGMAAAFAVILVMIGTLFVSDIGLGGNGRIVGVVLHEDGRPVTQKVTVRFPELNKSVQSDTEGLFSSDGLPNGTHLIEFVWGGVVQGTDYATVADGKITMISLHPPMADLAGNELPTQSEPIAAEAPTLAADGNTIAKAKTTSSTSSKNKSSRSSSAKYSKLALEANVEGARLTLSEKVIGAGNLTFERLKPGRHNYEVALDGYKPVTGNIELTPGKTAQLTVELTPLNSEDKVQTFSSEDYYRSGMTAYHNGDYYRAVSDHTQAVDADPSYARAYLARGEAYASLNNKDKAYNDFLRSAEISRFNKAYASSVAAYTRAIDMNKKAIPAWLGRGLASLANGEDRAAIIDFETVNRMDKRNAQAYSGLGQARFRQGSFKKAIKHFKNARSLDAINPLTHQYLMLSYLAVDDTKNLRKSYKKFISVANDREIDDLHSDSRFAAVVRIVEMDK encoded by the coding sequence GTGAAAAAATGCACCAAGTGCAGTACTACCGAGATAAAAGATAGCGCTGCCGAATGTCCCAAGTGCGGCTCGACTCTGGACTCCATGTCAGAATCCATAGCGAACAATGACGACAAAGACACAATGGATTTTGTCATAACAGAGGCAGCCGAGGATGATCGCGAGTTCGTCGGCTATACTGACGACGCCCCTGCAGATAAAGATAGCAACGAAGATATCGTACCAAAAAACGACATGGACCCTTCTCAGGAAACCGAGGCACCGGATGAGATATCCCCTATTGGTCAATCATCGCCATTCCTCCCGCTTGATTCGGATAATCCCAATACCGAAGACAGTGTGTCAGGCAGCCAGACCGATGATGAGGCACTTTCCGGAGCACCCTCAGACAAGTTGCAGAAACTGAGCGACGAGGAAGTCAAGAATATTGAGGCTAACCTGTATGCCGGGGATCCATATGTTGGCGACCGCGAGAAGGCCGAGATCATCGATAAACTAAATGAAACCTCTGAACCTTTCGGCAATACGCCTATCACGCCACCGGTTCGAGACAATGAAGCTTCTCCCTCGGCTGACTCATCTGACAAAGATGGACTCCCAGCCCCAAAGATGGCGGAACGTGGACGCGGTGCCGCTTACTTTTACCGCAATTATATTGAGCTTCTCGGTTCCCAGGAACTCCACGCTGGTGATGAAATGACTATTGATTCGAGAGCCTACGAATTGAAAGCCAAGCGGATTGACCCACGCTTCAAGTACGGCGGTATGGCGGCAGCTTTTGCGGTCATACTGGTGATGATTGGCACTCTGTTCGTCTCAGATATTGGTCTCGGCGGAAACGGCCGAATTGTGGGCGTAGTATTGCATGAGGATGGACGACCAGTAACACAGAAAGTGACTGTTCGCTTCCCGGAACTCAATAAGTCTGTTCAGAGCGATACCGAAGGTCTGTTTTCCAGTGACGGTCTCCCCAACGGCACTCACCTTATAGAGTTTGTGTGGGGCGGTGTCGTGCAGGGTACCGATTACGCCACGGTTGCCGACGGTAAGATTACCATGATTTCTCTCCATCCACCGATGGCCGATCTGGCTGGTAACGAGTTACCAACACAATCCGAACCGATCGCAGCCGAAGCACCGACTCTGGCGGCCGATGGGAATACAATTGCCAAAGCCAAAACAACTAGTTCGACATCGTCAAAGAATAAAAGTTCACGATCCTCGTCCGCTAAATACTCCAAGCTAGCCCTGGAAGCCAATGTGGAGGGGGCGCGATTAACCTTGAGCGAAAAAGTTATCGGAGCCGGCAACCTGACTTTTGAAAGACTCAAACCCGGACGACACAATTACGAAGTGGCTCTGGACGGCTACAAACCTGTCACGGGTAATATCGAACTTACACCCGGAAAGACCGCTCAACTCACGGTGGAACTCACTCCCCTGAACTCGGAAGACAAGGTTCAGACCTTCTCGTCTGAAGATTACTATCGTTCGGGAATGACAGCTTATCATAACGGAGATTACTACCGAGCCGTTTCCGATCACACCCAGGCAGTCGACGCCGACCCCAGTTATGCACGAGCCTACCTTGCCCGTGGCGAGGCATATGCCTCGTTGAACAACAAAGACAAGGCTTATAATGACTTTCTGCGTTCTGCAGAAATCAGTCGCTTCAACAAGGCATATGCGTCCTCGGTAGCAGCGTACACCCGTGCCATTGATATGAATAAGAAAGCTATTCCGGCCTGGCTGGGTCGTGGCTTAGCATCCCTGGCCAATGGAGAAGATCGTGCGGCCATTATTGACTTCGAAACTGTTAACCGAATGGACAAGCGCAATGCGCAGGCCTACAGTGGACTGGGTCAGGCACGCTTTCGACAGGGATCATTCAAGAAAGCCATCAAGCACTTTAAGAATGCGCGGTCCCTAGATGCCATTAACCCTCTTACACACCAGTATCTTATGCTGAGCTACCTGGCTGTCGACGATACCAAGAATCTTCGAAAGAGCTACAAGAAATTCATATCGGTAGCCAACGATAGAGAGATTGATGATCTGCATTCGGATTCACGTTTTGCTGCGGTGGTGCGAATTGTGGAGATGGATAAGTAA
- a CDS encoding S9 family peptidase, with the protein MSRLFTILTTIMLVAILISCTARTPEETPAPVQSLLNEGQYIPDIATFLQIGGCSPAGLSWDGRDVYFRASMSGASQVYRITDDGWPYQLTTFEDGIDFFVLGYSNTMAIIGASTGGSEQSQLFLMDTQTGRVLQLTHAEDIQFGSVTWGKDDKHIYFRSNEENGRDFFIYEMDIATAEYHKIFGDTATVAGYNFIGDISKDGTKMIIGHLTSNINDDLYLLDLTTGEFEKLTEDDGDVIYDSPTLMPDGKTIWLTCNNNDDGLSRIAKMTVGSTEVEYIDDGWLDTKWEVDGLIFSRDYKYMAAVTNEDGYGRMKMREVESGRELAAPPLDGILGFPTFDRNGDCVFSFTSPTRAPDVWKYSPSSGNTEQLTFSIYAGIDRELFSDPQLVHFKSFDDLEIPAFLYLPPNYVEGEPIPFIVHAHGGPESQYRPYFLRNIQYLILNGYGVLAPNPRGSSGYGRDYMNLDNYKNRKHSLMDYKAGVEWLIGKGYTEQGMIGIRGGSYGGYVVLGMITEYPDMFSAAVDVVGIANFKSFLENTKAYRRALRESEYGPLSDPDFLREISPIHKAHLIKTPLLVVHGENDPRVPVGEARQIIAAIKASGGVVDSLIFPDEGHGTSKRVNTITEYRKQVEFFGKQLKPIAADKIE; encoded by the coding sequence ATGAGTCGTTTATTCACAATTCTCACCACGATCATGCTGGTGGCGATCCTGATCTCATGCACAGCCCGGACACCCGAGGAGACCCCGGCACCGGTTCAGTCTCTACTGAACGAGGGACAGTACATTCCCGACATAGCCACTTTTCTCCAGATTGGTGGATGCAGCCCAGCCGGGTTAAGTTGGGATGGCCGCGATGTTTACTTCAGAGCTTCAATGTCAGGAGCTTCCCAGGTATACCGCATCACCGACGACGGATGGCCTTATCAATTGACAACGTTTGAAGACGGCATTGACTTTTTTGTTCTCGGTTACAGCAATACGATGGCTATCATCGGAGCCTCTACGGGAGGATCCGAGCAGTCACAACTATTCTTGATGGACACCCAGACCGGACGTGTACTGCAACTCACTCACGCTGAAGATATCCAGTTCGGTTCTGTCACGTGGGGCAAAGATGACAAGCACATCTACTTCCGATCCAATGAGGAAAACGGCCGCGACTTCTTCATCTATGAGATGGACATTGCTACTGCCGAGTATCACAAAATCTTTGGCGACACAGCTACTGTAGCTGGCTATAACTTCATTGGTGACATCTCCAAGGATGGCACCAAGATGATCATTGGTCACCTCACCTCGAATATCAATGATGACCTCTACCTGCTCGACCTGACTACAGGTGAATTTGAGAAACTGACCGAGGATGATGGCGACGTCATCTACGACTCTCCTACCCTGATGCCTGATGGCAAAACTATCTGGCTCACCTGCAATAACAATGATGACGGCCTTTCTCGGATAGCCAAGATGACCGTTGGTTCGACAGAAGTTGAATACATCGATGATGGCTGGCTGGATACAAAGTGGGAAGTTGACGGCCTAATATTCTCTCGTGACTACAAATATATGGCGGCTGTGACCAACGAAGATGGTTATGGACGGATGAAAATGCGCGAAGTCGAATCGGGCCGAGAGTTAGCCGCTCCACCGCTGGACGGCATTCTCGGATTCCCGACTTTTGATCGCAACGGTGATTGCGTCTTTTCCTTCACATCCCCCACTCGAGCGCCGGACGTATGGAAATACAGCCCAAGCTCGGGTAATACAGAACAACTGACCTTCTCAATCTACGCTGGCATTGATCGTGAGCTTTTCAGTGATCCGCAGCTGGTCCACTTCAAATCTTTTGATGATCTTGAAATCCCTGCCTTCTTGTACTTGCCACCGAACTACGTCGAGGGTGAGCCGATTCCGTTTATCGTTCACGCTCATGGCGGTCCCGAGAGCCAGTACCGCCCCTATTTCCTCCGTAATATCCAGTACCTGATTCTCAACGGGTATGGCGTTCTGGCTCCGAACCCGCGCGGTTCCTCCGGCTACGGTCGCGACTATATGAACCTCGACAACTACAAGAATCGCAAACATTCCCTGATGGATTACAAAGCTGGCGTCGAATGGTTGATCGGCAAGGGTTACACCGAGCAGGGAATGATCGGCATTCGTGGCGGTTCTTACGGCGGCTATGTTGTGCTCGGAATGATTACAGAGTATCCGGACATGTTCTCGGCGGCGGTCGATGTGGTCGGCATCGCCAATTTCAAATCGTTCCTTGAGAACACCAAGGCCTACCGACGCGCCTTGCGCGAATCGGAATACGGTCCCCTGAGTGATCCCGATTTCCTGCGGGAGATTTCTCCGATCCACAAAGCGCATTTGATTAAAACACCGTTACTCGTCGTACACGGCGAAAATGACCCGCGCGTTCCGGTTGGCGAGGCACGCCAGATCATTGCCGCAATCAAAGCAAGCGGCGGCGTGGTTGACTCGCTGATTTTCCCCGATGAAGGACACGGAACCAGCAAACGGGTGAACACTATTACTGAATATCGCAAACAGGTTGAGTTCTTCGGCAAGCAGTTAAAACCGATTGCGGCCGACAAGATCGAATAG
- a CDS encoding IPTL-CTERM sorting domain-containing protein, whose product MRHCYQFGQLVIFVTLALLVIGTGNALGQVSVTATPATAVVGTPATITITNTGTTTCTVTQVSVRRPSGATDIRDVMADILPTKSVAWVYPDFWTSHFPSANVNEVGTYTVYVVASCSPEAVYETTFVRTAKIPTLTEWGFIIFSVLLVGWMGWVIVRRRRTMTVGI is encoded by the coding sequence ATGAGACACTGTTACCAATTCGGACAATTAGTTATATTTGTGACGTTAGCACTGCTGGTAATCGGCACTGGGAACGCTCTGGGACAGGTTTCTGTAACAGCAACTCCTGCAACTGCTGTAGTAGGAACACCAGCTACAATAACAATAACTAACACTGGAACAACGACGTGTACGGTTACACAGGTTTCTGTACGCCGTCCCAGTGGCGCCACTGATATTCGAGACGTGATGGCGGACATTCTGCCTACAAAATCGGTGGCTTGGGTGTACCCAGATTTTTGGACATCACACTTCCCGAGTGCAAATGTGAATGAGGTCGGAACATATACTGTGTATGTCGTGGCGAGTTGTAGCCCCGAGGCAGTTTACGAGACTACGTTTGTAAGAACAGCTAAGATTCCCACCCTCACCGAATGGGGTTTTATCATCTTCAGCGTTCTGCTGGTCGGCTGGATGGGCTGGGTAATTGTGCGTCGGAGAAGAACCATGACCGTAGGCATTTGA
- a CDS encoding secondary thiamine-phosphate synthase enzyme YjbQ: protein MKSHTDYLTFHVPKRRDYINITAEVEDVLAGSGITEGMMLVSAMHITAAVYINDAESGLIEDIDEWLETLAPFGKDYRHHRTGEDNGDAHLKNLLIHNQVMLPITAGRIDLGPWQQVYYAEFDGRRNKRVIIKIIGE from the coding sequence ATGAAAAGCCACACAGACTATCTCACTTTCCATGTGCCGAAGCGACGAGATTATATAAATATTACAGCTGAGGTGGAAGATGTGCTGGCTGGGAGTGGCATCACCGAGGGGATGATGCTCGTCTCGGCCATGCACATAACCGCTGCCGTATATATCAATGATGCCGAATCGGGGCTAATTGAAGACATCGACGAATGGCTCGAAACTCTCGCCCCGTTTGGCAAGGATTATCGGCATCATCGCACCGGCGAAGACAATGGTGATGCCCATCTCAAGAACCTTCTTATTCACAATCAAGTGATGCTACCGATAACTGCCGGGCGGATCGATCTGGGTCCCTGGCAGCAGGTCTACTACGCCGAGTTCGACGGCCGCCGTAACAAACGGGTTATAATCAAGATAATCGGGGAGTAG
- a CDS encoding SPOR domain-containing protein: MRRLGILAGLLVIVGLLALGCSKKKDEVAQLEKELLGDSAIADSLGDSVTQSDFVGDDTGMAMDAGAVPEETQPKELPSAPTGSGYTVQVAGCEDRAYAQHLVKVYTDRGFEPFVTNYTVDDQLFYRVRIGQFEGYREATILKAELIDKYSADVWIDQLQ, from the coding sequence ATGAGACGTTTAGGTATATTGGCAGGTTTGCTCGTGATAGTCGGTTTGCTGGCGCTGGGTTGCTCAAAGAAGAAGGATGAGGTCGCCCAGCTTGAGAAGGAACTACTCGGGGATTCCGCAATCGCCGACTCTCTTGGAGATAGCGTTACGCAGTCAGACTTTGTGGGCGATGATACAGGCATGGCAATGGATGCCGGGGCGGTGCCCGAAGAAACACAGCCGAAAGAACTCCCGAGCGCTCCAACAGGTAGTGGTTACACAGTACAGGTGGCGGGATGCGAAGATCGTGCCTACGCTCAGCATCTGGTTAAAGTATACACTGATCGCGGTTTCGAACCGTTTGTGACAAACTATACGGTTGATGATCAATTATTCTATCGGGTTCGTATCGGTCAGTTTGAGGGTTATCGAGAAGCCACAATACTCAAGGCAGAGCTGATCGACAAGTACTCTGCGGATGTGTGGATTGATCAGCTCCAGTAG
- a CDS encoding cysteine synthase family protein: MRLYEDITQLIGHTPLVRLRTGIPANGPRAYVKLEFHNPTGSLKDRMAYHTIKKAMDCGHLKPGDTVIDNTSGNTGSAMAMVAQHFGLKAIVTTPEKTSREKVDLMKSYGAEVIVTPETVEHDDPLGFWAVARNMAREHGYFDLDQYDSQDNVEAHYLTTGPEIWEDTEGRITHVVAGIGTGGTFSGVAKYLKEQNPDLVAVAVDPEGSVFADYIRDRHKIVGHPYKVEGIGSDVVTLALHPDLVDEVITVSDEDSFNRARLIARAEGISAGGSSGSVACAMEQVAADLGEDSFVVGIFGDAGIRYLSKCYNDDWMRRHGYHSDTEVMEKK, from the coding sequence ATGCGACTGTACGAAGACATCACACAGCTTATCGGACACACACCATTGGTGCGTTTGCGTACAGGTATTCCAGCCAATGGCCCCAGGGCATATGTGAAGCTGGAGTTCCACAATCCAACCGGCTCCCTCAAAGACCGCATGGCCTACCATACCATTAAGAAGGCTATGGACTGTGGTCACCTTAAACCTGGCGATACAGTCATTGACAACACTTCCGGAAACACTGGCTCGGCTATGGCTATGGTAGCTCAACATTTCGGATTAAAGGCCATCGTCACTACGCCGGAAAAAACCAGCCGGGAAAAAGTCGATCTGATGAAATCCTATGGCGCTGAAGTCATTGTCACACCGGAAACAGTCGAGCATGATGACCCTCTCGGATTCTGGGCAGTGGCTCGTAACATGGCCCGCGAACACGGTTACTTCGATCTTGATCAATACGATAGTCAGGATAACGTCGAAGCTCATTACCTCACGACCGGCCCGGAAATATGGGAGGACACTGAGGGACGCATCACTCACGTTGTGGCGGGCATTGGCACCGGAGGTACTTTCTCGGGCGTGGCCAAGTATCTCAAGGAGCAGAATCCTGACCTGGTTGCGGTAGCTGTCGATCCCGAGGGTTCTGTGTTTGCCGATTACATCCGTGACCGACACAAGATCGTCGGGCATCCCTACAAGGTTGAGGGTATTGGCTCTGATGTCGTGACCCTCGCTCTCCACCCTGATTTGGTGGACGAAGTAATAACGGTTTCGGATGAGGATTCCTTCAACCGGGCTCGACTCATTGCACGAGCAGAAGGTATCTCAGCCGGAGGCTCATCCGGTTCGGTTGCCTGCGCTATGGAGCAAGTGGCCGCTGACCTTGGTGAGGATTCTTTCGTGGTTGGGATATTCGGTGATGCAGGCATTCGTTACCTCAGCAAATGCTATAATGATGACTGGATGCGACGACATGGCTACCACTCCGATACCGAAGTGATGGAGAAAAAATGA
- a CDS encoding DUF1573 domain-containing protein produces MNFVLVLTITAILSGAGISKETSSNVLPTLEEQMFDFGHMGIDYTVYCQFAFENRTDDTIRIQRAIANCDCGNVSSLDSIISPDDTAHFQLRFKTKDLFGPTNRSFTVITDHPDLDTLEFHYLSIVGQWFNGLRPEPAAIMFLPKKTTETVRIPNRSFDSISLLDIIQYDSSFTITATVDKAGKGSDLVLEITPRPDITKGTYMTNATLLIGTDEDSDPTILTIPIKIVRY; encoded by the coding sequence ATGAACTTTGTTCTCGTGCTCACAATAACTGCTATCCTCAGCGGCGCAGGCATATCGAAAGAGACTTCCTCGAACGTTCTTCCGACCCTTGAGGAACAGATGTTTGATTTTGGACACATGGGCATTGACTACACTGTTTATTGCCAGTTCGCTTTTGAAAACCGGACGGACGACACAATTCGTATCCAACGTGCCATCGCCAACTGCGATTGTGGCAATGTTAGCTCATTGGATTCGATTATATCACCCGACGACACTGCCCATTTTCAGTTGCGGTTCAAAACCAAGGACCTATTTGGCCCAACCAACAGGTCCTTTACTGTCATCACTGACCATCCCGATCTGGACACACTGGAATTCCATTACCTCTCGATTGTCGGACAGTGGTTCAACGGATTGCGTCCTGAACCGGCCGCTATCATGTTCTTACCGAAAAAAACAACGGAGACCGTACGTATTCCCAACCGGAGCTTCGATTCTATCTCGCTATTGGACATCATTCAGTATGATAGCTCATTCACCATAACAGCGACCGTTGATAAAGCAGGGAAAGGTTCGGACCTGGTGTTGGAAATCACACCGCGCCCTGACATCACCAAGGGAACATACATGACCAATGCTACCCTGCTCATTGGGACGGACGAGGATTCCGACCCGACCATTCTCACAATTCCGATAAAGATCGTTCGGTATTAA
- a CDS encoding DUF819 family protein, with the protein MPDILISSPSGIIAALAAVTSFFFFLEKKTEWKLFNYLPPLIFIYLIPVALSNSGVIPSKSPVYDFMGTNLLPMFLAIMLLEVDIMATIRVMGKGIFVMLLGTLGVVVGAPIGLMLVKHGLGPEAWKGFGALAGSWIGGTGNMLAVGNAIGLDESSLDFGYAVIADNAVYLIWLPIMLGSKNFAGWFNKFTKMPKERVETLKKAAAELTTDKGTPAMRHFLYLIFIGFAVTALATWIAGHIQPLPPVFSTNTYKILLVTFFGVALSFTKASKIPCSHALAMALVYLFVARMGAKADLSNLDSSVFWFLLGAYIWIFIHGGFLVAAARIFRVDVHTAAIASAANIGGAASAPIVAAYHNPVLVPVSILMALLGYAIGNPAAILAAQLCEWVM; encoded by the coding sequence ATGCCCGACATTTTGATCTCATCCCCCTCAGGAATAATAGCCGCTCTGGCAGCAGTAACATCGTTCTTTTTCTTTCTGGAAAAGAAAACCGAGTGGAAGTTATTCAACTATCTCCCGCCGTTGATTTTCATCTACCTGATACCGGTAGCGTTATCCAACAGTGGCGTAATTCCCAGCAAATCACCCGTATATGATTTTATGGGCACCAATTTGCTCCCCATGTTCCTGGCCATTATGCTGCTGGAAGTGGATATCATGGCCACGATCCGTGTGATGGGGAAGGGCATATTTGTCATGTTGTTGGGTACGTTAGGCGTGGTTGTTGGAGCGCCGATTGGGCTGATGCTGGTGAAACATGGACTGGGACCGGAGGCATGGAAAGGGTTTGGGGCGTTGGCCGGGAGTTGGATCGGTGGCACGGGTAATATGCTGGCAGTCGGCAATGCTATCGGGCTTGACGAAAGTTCGCTCGATTTCGGTTACGCTGTTATTGCCGATAACGCCGTCTATTTGATCTGGCTACCGATTATGCTGGGCTCGAAGAATTTCGCTGGCTGGTTTAACAAATTTACGAAAATGCCCAAGGAACGGGTGGAGACGCTCAAGAAAGCAGCCGCTGAACTCACTACTGACAAGGGTACTCCGGCTATGCGACACTTCCTGTACCTGATTTTCATCGGCTTTGCCGTGACTGCTTTGGCGACATGGATCGCAGGTCATATCCAGCCATTACCCCCTGTCTTCTCAACCAATACTTACAAGATTCTGTTGGTGACATTTTTTGGTGTCGCCTTGTCATTTACAAAGGCCAGCAAGATACCGTGTTCTCATGCGTTAGCAATGGCGCTCGTGTATCTGTTCGTGGCACGAATGGGGGCGAAAGCGGATTTGTCCAATCTCGACTCTTCGGTTTTCTGGTTCCTGCTGGGGGCTTACATCTGGATCTTCATACATGGCGGTTTTCTGGTCGCGGCAGCACGGATATTTCGGGTCGATGTCCACACGGCTGCAATTGCATCGGCGGCCAACATTGGTGGAGCGGCTTCGGCTCCAATTGTGGCGGCCTATCATAATCCTGTGCTGGTGCCGGTATCGATTCTGATGGCGTTGCTAGGCTATGCTATTGGCAACCCGGCGGCGATTCTGGCGGCGCAATTGTGCGAGTGGGTTATGTAG
- a CDS encoding DUF2250 domain-containing protein: MVNPIRLKEDYILAKCCTPTVGDDIVGYYSYDNVLKVHRRDCPNLAKAEQQRLVKLEWDDILEEQAPFSPDKNYDDLDKTDWVVMRHHRKYGVDYSLLVARKTNITKQAAFDSHKKLREMDLIERVEPRIIQYRKGIVDNKWIKHRNHTYYDLTEKGNAYLDWHAKHT, translated from the coding sequence ATGGTTAATCCGATCCGATTGAAAGAAGACTACATCCTGGCGAAATGCTGCACACCCACTGTCGGTGATGATATCGTAGGTTATTACAGCTACGACAATGTACTCAAAGTCCACCGGCGAGACTGCCCCAACCTGGCCAAGGCCGAGCAGCAACGGCTGGTCAAACTGGAGTGGGACGATATTCTTGAGGAGCAAGCTCCTTTTTCTCCTGACAAGAACTACGACGATTTAGACAAGACCGATTGGGTGGTGATGCGGCACCATCGAAAGTACGGTGTTGATTACTCCCTCCTCGTAGCCCGGAAAACAAACATCACCAAACAGGCTGCCTTTGATAGCCACAAGAAGCTGCGTGAAATGGACTTGATTGAGCGAGTCGAACCTCGGATTATTCAGTATCGTAAGGGGATCGTTGACAACAAATGGATCAAACACCGCAACCACACCTACTACGACCTGACCGAAAAAGGTAACGCCTATCTTGACTGGCACGCCAAACACACTTGA